One part of the Streptomyces lienomycini genome encodes these proteins:
- a CDS encoding ABC transporter substrate-binding protein, whose amino-acid sequence MTARFTRRTTAAHSRLAAVGAIAVAGALLLTGCGDQTKDKDSGGSQSESKAPLADKLPQAIRDKGTIKVGSDIAYAPVEFKDDSGKVVGIDPDLAAAMGKQLGVTFEFENATFDTLVGGLASKRYDLAMSAMTDTKDRQEGIDADTGKKVGAGVDFVDYFTAGVSLYTLKGDDQSIKTWDDLCGKTMAVQRNTFSHDLAKDQAKKCTDAGKKTLGIEPFDTNPEAETRMRSKGADVVSADFPIAAYSVKNSGGGKYFEIVGDQVEAGPYGIAVAKDNTQLRDAVKAAVQAVIDSGEYQKIVDKWGVADGAITEAKINGGS is encoded by the coding sequence ATGACCGCACGCTTCACCCGTCGTACGACCGCCGCGCACTCCCGGCTAGCAGCGGTCGGTGCGATCGCGGTCGCCGGCGCCCTGCTGCTCACCGGTTGCGGCGACCAGACCAAGGACAAGGACTCCGGCGGGAGCCAGTCCGAGAGCAAGGCCCCGCTGGCCGACAAGCTCCCCCAGGCCATACGTGACAAGGGCACCATCAAGGTCGGTTCGGACATCGCCTACGCGCCGGTCGAATTCAAGGACGACTCCGGCAAGGTGGTCGGTATTGACCCGGACCTCGCGGCGGCGATGGGCAAGCAGCTCGGCGTGACGTTCGAATTCGAGAACGCCACCTTCGACACGCTCGTCGGCGGTCTCGCCTCCAAGCGCTACGACCTCGCCATGTCGGCCATGACCGACACCAAGGACCGCCAGGAGGGCATCGACGCCGACACCGGCAAGAAGGTCGGCGCGGGCGTCGACTTCGTCGACTACTTCACGGCGGGAGTGTCCCTCTACACCCTCAAGGGCGACGACCAGTCCATCAAGACCTGGGACGACCTGTGCGGCAAGACCATGGCCGTGCAGCGCAACACCTTCTCCCACGACCTGGCGAAGGACCAGGCGAAGAAGTGCACGGACGCGGGCAAGAAGACCTTGGGGATCGAGCCCTTCGACACCAACCCCGAGGCCGAGACCCGGATGCGTTCCAAGGGCGCGGACGTCGTGTCCGCCGACTTCCCGATCGCGGCCTACTCCGTGAAGAACTCCGGCGGCGGCAAGTACTTCGAGATCGTCGGCGACCAGGTGGAGGCGGGCCCGTACGGCATCGCCGTCGCCAAGGACAACACCCAGCTGCGTGACGCCGTCAAGGCCGCCGTCCAGGCCGTCATCGACAGCGGCGAGTACCAGAAGATCGTCGACAAGTGGGGGGTCGCGGACGGCGCGATCACCGAGGCCAAGATCAACGGTGGTTCCTGA
- a CDS encoding CGNR zinc finger domain-containing protein, whose amino-acid sequence MELAYYSDYAVRLVNTEEPSRGQDSLTSVEAVRELFGANQSAARRAAEADVTRFRSVRGRLRAVFEAADGGDETLAVDLLNSLLLEFPVSPQISGHDHRADDGSPLWHMHLADHPSNATAGFAAIAAMGLAFHLTEYGVDRLGLCEAAPCRNAYLDTSTNRSRRYCSDRCATRANVAAYRARKRLEADRSASTGLTADSAQRTTANGER is encoded by the coding sequence GTGGAACTGGCCTATTACTCGGACTACGCCGTACGTCTCGTCAACACCGAGGAACCGTCCCGGGGACAGGACTCCCTGACCTCGGTGGAGGCCGTCCGTGAACTGTTCGGCGCCAACCAGTCGGCGGCCCGGCGCGCGGCCGAGGCCGACGTGACACGGTTCCGCTCGGTCCGGGGGCGGCTGCGCGCGGTCTTCGAGGCGGCCGACGGCGGCGACGAGACCCTCGCCGTGGATCTGCTGAACTCACTGCTCCTGGAGTTCCCGGTGAGCCCGCAGATCTCCGGCCACGACCACCGCGCGGACGACGGCAGCCCGCTGTGGCACATGCACCTGGCGGACCACCCTTCCAACGCGACCGCCGGTTTCGCGGCCATCGCGGCGATGGGCCTGGCCTTCCACCTCACCGAGTACGGCGTGGACCGGCTGGGCCTGTGCGAGGCGGCACCCTGCCGCAACGCCTACCTGGACACCTCCACCAACCGCTCCCGCCGCTACTGCTCCGACCGCTGCGCCACCCGCGCCAACGTGGCGGCCTACCGCGCCCGCAAGCGCCTGGAGGCGGACCGGTCGGCCAGCACCGGCCTGACCGCCGACAGCGCCCAGCGCACCACGGCGAACGGCGAGCGCTGA
- a CDS encoding zinc-binding dehydrogenase, which translates to MFAVYAARIDRDQPLAGLESGELPAPEARPGWSVVDVRAASLNHHDLWSLRGVGLPEDRLPMILGCDAAGVDADGNEVVLHSVIGQTGHGVGPKEPRSILTERYPGTFAEQVAVPTWNILPKPRELSFEEAACLPTAWLTAYRMLFTNAGVRPGDSVLVQGAGGGVATAAIVLGKAAGLRVFATSRDEAKRKRALELGAVEAVETGARLPQRVDAVIETVGAATWSHSIKSLRPGGTLVISGATSGDRPSHAELTRIFFLELKVVGSTMGSKDELEDLLSFCAATGVRPVIDEVLPMNRAREGFERMASGEQFGKIVLSNS; encoded by the coding sequence ATGTTCGCTGTCTACGCCGCCCGAATCGACCGCGACCAGCCGTTGGCCGGCCTGGAGTCGGGAGAGCTTCCGGCTCCCGAGGCCCGCCCCGGCTGGAGTGTCGTCGATGTCAGGGCCGCCTCCCTCAACCACCACGACCTGTGGTCCCTGCGCGGCGTCGGCCTCCCGGAGGACCGGCTGCCGATGATCCTCGGCTGCGACGCCGCCGGTGTCGACGCGGACGGCAACGAGGTCGTCCTGCACTCCGTGATCGGCCAGACCGGCCACGGTGTCGGCCCCAAGGAGCCCCGCTCCATCCTCACCGAGCGCTACCCGGGGACGTTCGCCGAGCAGGTGGCCGTGCCGACCTGGAACATCCTGCCCAAGCCCAGGGAACTCTCCTTCGAGGAGGCCGCCTGTCTGCCGACCGCCTGGCTGACGGCGTACCGGATGCTGTTCACCAACGCCGGGGTGCGCCCCGGTGACTCGGTGCTGGTGCAGGGCGCGGGCGGCGGCGTGGCCACGGCGGCGATCGTGCTCGGCAAGGCGGCCGGGCTGCGGGTCTTCGCCACCAGCCGGGACGAGGCCAAGCGCAAGCGCGCCCTGGAACTCGGTGCCGTGGAGGCCGTCGAGACCGGCGCGCGGCTGCCGCAGCGGGTCGACGCCGTGATCGAGACCGTCGGCGCCGCCACCTGGTCGCACTCCATCAAGTCGCTGCGACCCGGCGGCACACTGGTCATCTCCGGTGCCACCAGCGGCGACCGGCCCTCCCACGCCGAGCTGACCCGCATCTTCTTCCTGGAGCTCAAGGTCGTCGGCTCCACGATGGGCAGCAAGGACGAGCTGGAGGACCTGCTGTCCTTCTGCGCCGCCACCGGCGTGCGGCCCGTCATCGACGAGGTGCTGCCGATGAACCGGGCGCGCGAGGGGTTCGAGCGGATGGCCTCGGGGGAGCAGTTCGGCAAGATCGTGCTCAGCAACTCCTGA
- a CDS encoding class I SAM-dependent methyltransferase, translating to MTDADTTTTTTTTAGTDWQAWQQSWDRQQEWYMPDREERFRIMLDMVEALVGRAPRVLDLACGTGTITARLLDRFPDATSTGVDLDPALLAIAEGTFAGDGRVSFVTADLKDPDWPAKLPYDSYDAVLTATALHWLHAEPLADLYGRVAGLVRDGGVFMNADHMIDDTTPRINAAERAQRHARMDAAKGGGALDWSEWWQLAAKDPVLAGPTARRFEIYGEHADGEMPPPAWHARVLREKGFGEARPAWCSPSDTLLLAVK from the coding sequence ATGACGGACGCGGACACCACCACCACCACTACCACCACGGCCGGTACCGACTGGCAGGCCTGGCAACAGAGCTGGGACCGGCAGCAGGAGTGGTACATGCCGGACCGCGAGGAACGGTTTCGGATCATGCTCGACATGGTCGAGGCACTCGTCGGCCGCGCCCCGCGCGTGCTCGACCTGGCCTGCGGCACCGGCACCATCACGGCCCGGCTGCTCGACCGGTTCCCGGACGCCACCAGCACCGGCGTGGACCTCGACCCGGCGCTCCTGGCCATCGCCGAGGGCACCTTCGCGGGCGACGGGCGGGTCTCCTTCGTCACCGCCGACCTCAAGGACCCCGACTGGCCGGCGAAACTGCCGTACGACTCGTACGACGCCGTGCTGACCGCCACGGCCCTGCACTGGTTGCACGCCGAGCCCCTCGCGGATCTCTACGGCCGGGTCGCGGGGCTGGTCCGCGACGGCGGTGTCTTCATGAACGCGGACCACATGATCGACGACACGACGCCCCGGATCAACGCGGCCGAGCGCGCGCAGCGGCACGCGCGGATGGACGCCGCCAAGGGCGGGGGCGCGCTCGACTGGTCCGAGTGGTGGCAGCTCGCCGCCAAGGACCCGGTGCTCGCCGGACCCACCGCCCGCCGCTTCGAGATCTACGGCGAGCACGCCGACGGCGAGATGCCCCCGCCCGCGTGGCACGCGCGCGTGCTGCGCGAGAAGGGCTTCGGCGAGGCGCGGCCGGCGTGGTGCTCGCCGTCGGACACCCTGCTGCTGGCCGTGAAGTGA
- the sodX gene encoding nickel-type superoxide dismutase maturation protease — translation MPEQLSQETERARGALPFGPAEVTGPSMVPTLHHGDVLLVHWGARVRPGDVVVLRHPFQQDLLVVKRAAERRGAGWWVLGDNAFAGGDSTDYGVVPQDLVLGRVRFRYRPPRPGQRSPFAVVRWALSAVRPVLADRSASRRLRAR, via the coding sequence ATGCCGGAGCAACTGTCGCAGGAGACCGAGCGCGCCAGAGGGGCGTTGCCCTTCGGGCCGGCCGAGGTGACCGGGCCGTCCATGGTGCCCACGCTGCACCACGGGGACGTGCTGCTCGTGCACTGGGGGGCACGGGTCCGGCCGGGTGACGTGGTCGTGCTGCGGCACCCCTTCCAGCAGGACCTGCTGGTGGTCAAGCGGGCGGCCGAGCGGCGCGGGGCCGGCTGGTGGGTGCTCGGGGACAACGCGTTCGCGGGCGGGGACAGCACCGACTACGGCGTCGTCCCGCAGGACCTCGTACTGGGCCGGGTGCGGTTCAGGTACCGGCCGCCGCGGCCGGGTCAGCGCTCGCCGTTCGCCGTGGTGCGCTGGGCGCTGTCGGCGGTCAGGCCGGTGCTGGCCGACCGGTCCGCCTCCAGGCGCTTGCGGGCGCGGTAG
- a CDS encoding Clp protease N-terminal domain-containing protein encodes MFERFTKDARAVVQGAVDQAEEERARTVESEHLLLALLEREGSRASFALAALGVAERRDAVRQALRDARRRAGLSQAETEALAGLGIDVAEVVARVEEAHGVGAMSADRKGGRRWSGHRGFGRGAKEVLEKSLRVAVARRDRHIGDEHLLLALTLRPGVPAEVLADLGVTHESLTRVLGDGAGEACA; translated from the coding sequence ATGTTCGAGCGGTTCACGAAGGATGCCCGGGCGGTCGTGCAGGGGGCGGTCGATCAGGCGGAGGAGGAACGGGCACGGACCGTCGAGAGCGAGCACCTCCTGCTCGCCCTGCTGGAACGGGAGGGCAGCCGGGCCTCCTTCGCACTGGCGGCGCTCGGGGTCGCCGAGCGACGGGACGCGGTACGGCAGGCGCTGCGGGACGCACGGCGCCGGGCGGGTCTGTCGCAGGCGGAGACCGAGGCCCTCGCCGGCCTGGGCATCGACGTCGCGGAGGTCGTCGCCCGGGTGGAGGAGGCCCACGGCGTCGGCGCGATGTCCGCCGACCGGAAGGGCGGGCGCCGGTGGTCCGGGCACCGCGGCTTCGGCCGGGGCGCCAAGGAGGTCCTGGAGAAGTCGCTGCGGGTCGCCGTGGCCCGTCGCGACCGGCACATCGGGGACGAGCACCTCCTCCTCGCCCTCACCCTCCGCCCCGGTGTGCCCGCCGAGGTGCTGGCGGACCTCGGGGTGACCCATGAGTCGCTGACCCGGGTGCTGGGCGACGGCGCCGGGGAGGCCTGCGCCT
- a CDS encoding amino acid ABC transporter ATP-binding protein, whose amino-acid sequence MTRSATASMVKAEGVHKSFGAVEVLKGIDLEVKQGEVFCLIGPSGSGKSTFLRCINHLEKINAGRLYVDGELVGYRQKGDKLYELKDSEVALKRRDIGMVFQRFNLFPHMTAVENVMEAPVQVKGMSKPQARDRARALLERVGLADKAGNYPSQLSGGQQQRVAIARALAMDPKLMLFDEPTSALDPELVGDVLDVMRDLAESGMTMVVVTHEMGFAREVGDSLVFMDDGAVVEAGNPRDVLTDPQHERTKAFLSKVL is encoded by the coding sequence ATGACCCGGAGTGCAACCGCGTCCATGGTCAAGGCCGAGGGCGTCCACAAGTCCTTCGGCGCCGTCGAGGTCCTCAAGGGCATCGACCTGGAGGTGAAGCAGGGCGAGGTGTTCTGCCTCATCGGCCCCTCCGGCTCCGGCAAGTCCACCTTCCTCAGGTGTATCAACCACCTCGAGAAGATCAACGCCGGGCGTCTGTACGTCGACGGCGAGCTGGTCGGCTACCGCCAGAAGGGTGACAAGCTCTACGAGTTGAAGGACAGCGAGGTCGCCCTCAAGCGCCGGGACATCGGCATGGTCTTCCAGCGCTTCAACCTGTTCCCGCACATGACGGCCGTGGAGAACGTCATGGAGGCACCGGTCCAGGTCAAGGGCATGAGCAAGCCCCAGGCCAGGGACCGCGCGCGGGCGCTGCTGGAGCGCGTGGGCCTGGCCGACAAGGCCGGCAACTACCCCTCGCAGCTCTCCGGCGGCCAGCAGCAGCGCGTCGCCATCGCACGGGCCCTGGCGATGGACCCGAAGCTGATGCTGTTCGACGAGCCGACCTCCGCCCTGGACCCGGAACTGGTCGGCGACGTCCTCGACGTCATGCGCGACCTCGCCGAGTCCGGCATGACGATGGTCGTCGTCACCCACGAGATGGGCTTCGCCCGCGAGGTCGGCGACAGCCTGGTCTTCATGGACGACGGCGCGGTGGTCGAGGCGGGCAACCCGCGCGACGTCCTGACCGACCCGCAGCACGAGCGGACCAAGGCGTTCCTGTCCAAGGTCCTGTGA
- a CDS encoding amino acid ABC transporter permease yields the protein MTADVNKTDGPGATPHAGPEAIKAVPVRHPGRYVSAAVALALLCAIVYAFAQGDINWGAIPDYFFDDRIMHGVWNTLLLTVLSMVIGIVGGITLAVMRLSKNPVTSSLAWFYIWFFRGTPVLVQLFVWFNLGLVFEYINLGPIYKDYWASFMTPLLTALLGLGLNEAAYMSEICRAGLLSVDEGQTEASHALGMSQAKTLRRIVIPQAMRVIVPPTGNEVINMLKTTSLVSAVQFADLFKEAKDIGQNSGSPVEMYFLAAAWYLIMTSVLSVGQYYVERHYARGSVRSLPPTPLQRLKTAVLPSRRPKGVPA from the coding sequence GTGACTGCTGACGTCAACAAGACGGACGGTCCCGGCGCGACGCCCCACGCCGGACCGGAGGCCATCAAGGCCGTTCCGGTCCGGCATCCCGGGCGGTACGTGTCCGCAGCCGTCGCTCTCGCCCTCCTGTGCGCGATCGTCTACGCCTTCGCCCAGGGCGACATCAACTGGGGCGCGATCCCCGACTACTTCTTCGACGACCGGATCATGCACGGTGTCTGGAACACCCTGCTCCTGACCGTGCTGTCCATGGTGATCGGCATCGTCGGCGGCATCACGCTCGCCGTGATGCGCCTGTCCAAGAACCCGGTCACCTCGTCCCTCGCCTGGTTCTACATCTGGTTCTTCCGCGGCACCCCGGTCCTGGTGCAGCTCTTCGTCTGGTTCAACCTCGGCCTGGTCTTCGAGTACATCAACCTCGGCCCGATCTACAAGGACTACTGGGCGTCGTTCATGACGCCGCTGCTGACGGCGCTGCTCGGCCTGGGCCTCAACGAGGCCGCCTACATGTCCGAGATCTGCCGGGCCGGACTGCTCTCGGTCGACGAGGGCCAGACCGAGGCCTCCCACGCACTCGGCATGAGCCAGGCCAAGACGTTGCGCCGGATCGTCATCCCCCAGGCGATGCGCGTGATCGTGCCGCCGACGGGCAACGAGGTCATCAACATGCTGAAGACGACCTCGCTCGTCTCGGCGGTGCAGTTCGCCGACCTCTTCAAGGAGGCCAAGGACATCGGGCAGAACTCGGGCTCACCGGTGGAGATGTACTTCCTCGCGGCGGCCTGGTACCTGATCATGACCTCCGTCCTCAGCGTCGGCCAGTACTACGTCGAGCGCCACTACGCCCGGGGATCGGTCCGCTCCCTGCCGCCGACACCCCTGCAGCGTCTGAAGACGGCGGTCCTTCCCTCGCGTCGCCCGAAGGGGGTCCCGGCATGA
- a CDS encoding NAD(P)-dependent malic enzyme, whose product MAAEIVNPRSDSEAGAEQEAGAEPLDSFDPAFALHRGGKMAVQATVPIRDKEDLSLAYTPGVAKVCSAIAEQPDLVHDYTWKSSVVAVVTDGTAVLGLGDIGPEASLPVMEGKAILFKQFGGVDAVPIALNCTDADEIVETVVRLAPSFGGVNLEDISAPRCFEIERKLQERLDIPVFHDDQHGTAVVTLAALRNAARLSGRTLGELRAVISGAGAAGVAIAKMLVEAGIGDVAVADRKGVVSADRDDLTPVKRELAGFTNKGGLSGSLEAALSGADVFIGVSGGTVPEPAVASMAEGAFVFAMANPNPEVHPEVAHKYAAVVATGRSDFPNQINNVLAFPGIFAGALQVRASRITEGMKLAAAEALAAVVGDDLAADYVIPSPFDERVAPAVTAAVAAAARAEGVARR is encoded by the coding sequence GTGGCAGCGGAGATCGTCAATCCTCGCAGCGACAGCGAAGCCGGTGCGGAGCAGGAGGCGGGCGCCGAGCCGCTCGACTCCTTCGACCCCGCGTTCGCGCTGCACCGCGGCGGCAAGATGGCCGTGCAGGCCACCGTGCCGATCCGCGACAAGGAAGACCTGTCCCTGGCGTACACGCCCGGCGTCGCGAAAGTGTGCAGCGCGATCGCCGAGCAGCCCGACCTCGTCCACGACTACACCTGGAAGTCGTCCGTCGTCGCGGTCGTGACGGACGGTACGGCGGTGCTGGGACTCGGGGACATCGGGCCCGAGGCCTCCCTCCCGGTGATGGAGGGGAAGGCGATCCTCTTCAAGCAGTTCGGCGGCGTGGACGCGGTCCCGATCGCCCTGAACTGCACGGACGCCGACGAGATCGTCGAGACCGTGGTCCGGCTCGCGCCCTCCTTCGGCGGAGTCAACCTGGAGGACATCTCGGCGCCGCGGTGCTTCGAGATCGAGCGCAAGCTCCAGGAGCGCCTGGACATCCCGGTCTTCCACGACGACCAGCACGGCACGGCGGTCGTGACGCTGGCGGCGCTGCGGAACGCGGCGCGGCTGAGCGGGCGGACGCTGGGCGAACTGCGGGCGGTGATCTCGGGTGCGGGCGCGGCCGGGGTCGCCATCGCCAAGATGCTGGTCGAGGCCGGTATCGGGGACGTCGCGGTCGCCGACCGCAAGGGCGTCGTCTCGGCCGACCGGGACGACCTGACCCCGGTCAAGCGCGAGCTGGCCGGTTTCACCAACAAGGGCGGGCTGTCCGGCTCGCTGGAGGCGGCCCTGTCGGGTGCCGACGTCTTCATCGGCGTCTCCGGCGGTACGGTGCCGGAGCCGGCGGTGGCCTCGATGGCCGAGGGCGCGTTCGTCTTCGCGATGGCCAACCCGAACCCCGAGGTGCATCCGGAGGTCGCCCACAAGTACGCGGCGGTCGTCGCGACGGGGCGCTCGGACTTCCCGAACCAGATCAACAACGTGCTGGCGTTCCCGGGCATCTTCGCGGGCGCGCTGCAGGTGCGGGCGTCGCGGATCACCGAGGGCATGAAGCTCGCGGCGGCCGAGGCGCTCGCCGCCGTGGTGGGGGACGACCTCGCCGCGGACTACGTCATTCCGTCCCCGTTCGACGAGCGGGTGGCGCCGGCTGTCACGGCGGCGGTGGCTGCGGCGGCTCGGGCGGAGGGGGTCGCGCGCCGGTGA
- a CDS encoding ECF-type sigma factor, with amino-acid sequence MSEATDLATRAGDRDPRIGLRAVAALRKLVEQLEAVQVRGARLQGWSWQEIATELGVSRQAVHKKYGRQ; translated from the coding sequence ATGAGTGAAGCAACGGATCTCGCCACGCGTGCGGGTGACCGTGACCCCCGGATCGGGCTGCGGGCCGTCGCCGCCCTCAGGAAGCTGGTGGAGCAGCTGGAGGCGGTGCAGGTGCGCGGCGCGCGCCTGCAGGGGTGGTCGTGGCAGGAGATCGCCACGGAACTCGGGGTCAGCAGGCAGGCCGTGCACAAGAAGTACGGGAGGCAGTGA
- a CDS encoding dihydrofolate reductase family protein, which translates to MRKLTYFIACSIDGFIGGPDGDASFMYPFIDEEFLGFLKEEYPETMATHGRRALGLDDLPNKRFDTVVQGRASYDLALKEGVTSPYAHLREYVASRTLTESPDPNVEIISTDLVGRVRELKAERSGLDIYLCGGATVAGELLVEVDELVIKTYPVVIGSGMPMFASGFEVSEFTADRVRTFGNGVVVRSYQRKR; encoded by the coding sequence TTGCGCAAGCTCACGTACTTCATCGCCTGCTCCATCGACGGCTTCATCGGCGGTCCGGACGGCGACGCGTCGTTCATGTACCCGTTCATCGACGAGGAGTTCCTCGGGTTCCTGAAGGAGGAGTACCCGGAGACGATGGCCACCCACGGCCGCCGGGCGCTCGGCCTCGACGACCTGCCCAACAAGCGGTTCGACACGGTCGTCCAGGGCAGGGCCAGCTACGACCTGGCCCTGAAGGAGGGCGTCACCAGCCCCTACGCCCACCTGCGCGAGTACGTCGCCTCCCGCACCCTCACCGAGTCGCCCGACCCGAACGTCGAGATCATCTCGACCGACCTGGTCGGCAGGGTGCGCGAGCTGAAGGCGGAGCGGAGCGGACTGGACATCTACCTGTGCGGCGGAGCCACCGTCGCCGGAGAGCTGCTCGTCGAGGTCGACGAGCTGGTCATCAAGACGTACCCGGTGGTGATCGGCTCAGGGATGCCGATGTTCGCCTCCGGTTTCGAGGTCTCCGAGTTCACGGCGGACCGGGTGCGGACCTTCGGCAACGGTGTCGTGGTGCGGTCGTACCAGCGCAAGCGCTGA
- the sodN gene encoding superoxide dismutase, Ni, which yields MLSRLFAPKVTVSAHCDLPCGVYDPAQARIEAESVKAVQEKMAGNDDPHFQTRATVIKEQRAELAKHHVSVLWSDYFKPPHFEKYPELHQLVNDTLKALSAAKGSKDPATGQKALDYIAQIDKIFWETKKA from the coding sequence ATGCTTTCCCGCCTGTTTGCCCCCAAGGTCACGGTCAGCGCCCACTGCGACCTGCCCTGCGGCGTGTACGACCCTGCCCAGGCCCGCATCGAGGCGGAGTCGGTGAAGGCCGTCCAGGAGAAGATGGCCGGCAACGACGACCCGCACTTCCAGACGCGCGCCACGGTCATCAAGGAGCAGCGCGCCGAGCTCGCGAAGCACCACGTCTCCGTGCTGTGGAGCGACTACTTCAAGCCCCCGCACTTCGAGAAGTACCCGGAGCTGCACCAGCTGGTCAACGACACCCTGAAGGCCCTGTCGGCCGCCAAGGGCTCGAAGGACCCGGCGACCGGCCAGAAGGCCCTGGACTACATCGCCCAGATCGACAAGATCTTCTGGGAGACCAAGAAGGCTTGA